GAGCCAGGGTGGAGCGGAGGTTCGCGAGGCCCACCACGTCGTCGGGCATCTTGACGTACTCCTCCGTTGTGAGCAGGACGAAGTTGCGGGGCGGTATCACCACCTCGTCGGCCTTCACAATGCGGAATAGATGCCTCGCGTTTTCAAGCTCACATGGGGCCACCACGGACCCCTCGTAGGCGTAGAGTGCATACTCGCCGCCTATCCGCAAGTCGAGGCCGTTCTCCCTGACCGTGTCCGGGTAGAGGGGATCCACCCTAAGCCTCCCCGTCGAGATTAGTTTTTTCAACTCGTCGTTTGCCAGAATCATGCCTAATTAATGGGGTGCGTTAAAAGGGCTGTAGCCAGTATACGTCGCCATTCCCAACAATACTCTTATATTCCCCCGGCGGGGTGGTGGCGATGGATCTGAGACAGCTAGTTGAGTCAGTATCGCAGTACATGAGCCACCCCGTTGTGGGGGGCTGGATGTGGTTTATGATAATTGCCTTCGCCATCGCGTTCATAGCATCGATGCCGCCGAGGCGGCCGCTGTCCGGGTGGGTTGGCGACTTCTTCATCAAGTGGGGCCTGGCCGGGATTCTGGTGTGGTTCGTGGTCAACGGGATATGGGCCATACGGGAAGTCATGGGGCAGAGGCTGATACTGCCCTTCACGCCGCTCGAGGGCTACCTGGAGTACGCCTCTGTGTG
The sequence above is drawn from the Pyrobaculum ferrireducens genome and encodes:
- the dcd gene encoding dCTP deaminase, encoding MILANDELKKLISTGRLRVDPLYPDTVRENGLDLRIGGEYALYAYEGSVVAPCELENARHLFRIVKADEVVIPPRNFVLLTTEEYVKMPDDVVGLANLRSTLARYGLVIPPTIVDAGFEGNITIEVVNNSPNTIVLRRGMRFLHLVLVKAEGRAQYAGLYQGQRGVTPPKGLRGEC